Proteins from one Salmo salar chromosome ssa07, Ssal_v3.1, whole genome shotgun sequence genomic window:
- the LOC106596487 gene encoding complement C1q-like protein 2: MEATLTASECQVEEQKDLLLSLRATVEKQSSALQELRATVEELKRENRERPKVAFSASLSETKGPYNTDITLVYKHVFTNTGNAYSPVTGIFKAPVSGIYYFRYTAFGFTSKHRRVSLYKGGQLMVTVTDHSTPHDGEDSGSNGVTLQLKEGEEVYTRLKAEHQVYDDGAHHTTFTGFLICA; this comes from the coding sequence ATGGAAGCCACCCTGACAGCCAGTGAGTGCCAGGTAGAGGAACAGAAAGACCTACTGCTATCACTGAGAGCCACAGTGGAGAAACAGAGTTCTGCACTCCAAGAGCTGAGAGCCACCGTGGAGGaactgaagagagagaacagagagagaccgaaGGTAGCCTTCTCAGCTTCACTGTCTGAAACCAAAGGACCATACAATACTGACATCACCCTGGTCTACAAGCATGTCTTCACCAACACTGGCAATGCTTACAGTCCGGTGACTGGCATCTTTAAGGCGCCGGTGAGTGGAATCTACTACTTCAGGTACACTGCCTTTGGATTCACCTCCAAACATAGAAGAGTGTCCCTGTACAAAGGAGGACAACTTATGGTGACTGTGACTGACCATAGCACACCACATGATGGAGAAGACAGTGGATCCAATGGTGTCACCCTGCAGCTGAAGGAAGGTGAAGAGGTCTACACACGTCTTAAAGCAGAACATCAGGTCTATGATGACGGGGCTCACCATACCACCTTCACCGGCTTTCTGATCTGCGCTTAG